The sequence GGGGTTCTATCACAACATGTTTGAGGTCCTTTTCCCGCTATCAACGAGACCATCATTTTCAAAAACGAAATCAAAGCCTTCCTGAGACATCTCCAATCAGGCGTTAACTCAGCTGTCACTCGCACATGGTTGGCCATGGCCTCAAAGGGGATCAAGCGCTGTGGGAATGTCTGGATCACCACACCACACTGTTCATTGCTATTGACAAAAGGATTGTAGGAGTGCCCCTTTGCGCAGTTGCATCTGACTCGTAATGGACAGATTGGTGTAACTATAGATCTACATCTCATTTAGTAAGAACAACATTAGAAAATTTTACTCGAAAATGAAGAGGGCATAGTGAAATACATGCAACACATAACACTAGAGAGCCTTAGTGGCCATCAGAACACATACACTCAATGCCTGTGAGAAAACTCGCTTGATTTGTACCTTGCCTTTTGCATTACTGTAGCAGTGATCATATAAATCTTTTCAAAATCTCCGTGCATTGCATTTATTCCAGGCTATGTGATTTTTCGTGGATAGAGAAGTTCAACTCTTGTATTCGTTTTTATGCAGGTTCGCCTTCGTTTATCTGATTGAAAATAGATATGGAGGGACCTTTGCTTTTATGAAGATAAATGTGGAAATGAGTAAAAATAATCGACTTATTCGAGCACGAAGGGGAAGGCCATGCCATAACTTATAAagggttaattatattttagtcaaTCCAGTTAGTAAAATTAACTAATCAGTCATCTtagtttaaaaaactatatatttaatccttatgctcttaaataaatttataacttgaTTCTTCTCGTCtatttcactttcttttccaacttattttgactttttattttatttttaattttaagaataaaaaaacagatagaataaaaaaaaacgatgagcatagaaaaccattttttgaataaaaactacTAAATTAAGCGTGGTCAACATCGATCGAAGGGCTATTTAATTTTCTCATGCTATACtataactaattaatttattgtgataAACTACAAAGACTAAGttgtaattaaatcaaattttatttatatataaaaatctacatattcataactttttttttaacacaaatcaaaaataatttgtggaggttttttattttcttttttaaaattaccttGATTAAACTAAACTTGTTCgataaatgtaaaatattttgttttttttttcctacctaTATACTTTACTTAATGTAAATTGATCATGAAAAATATCACCTgaatctttaataaaaatagatagaaaggattgaaaattataaatgcaAATGGTTTAAAATCAGGAAGCTTTGCATGCGAGAGGTACAGGGTTCGATCCCCTGCATCtccatttctgtttttttttcttgagaaacaGTATTGTGTTCTGGAAGACACTGCTATAATTGGAGAGTTGAAGAACTGCCAAAAAATTCcatcttcaagttttttttagtgtataaaGACGTTTGGTTATAAGCGTTTTTAAGTCCATAACTACCAGAGCCAAGAAATTCTATCTCCCATATTTGAAAGTGTGTATCACTGTGAAAATTGGAGGTTATTTGATTCAGAAGATACATAGGATCACATCTCATTGGACGAAGTTTTAGACAACAATTACATATGATTCAAAAAGAAAACTACCTGTCTATgcctgcaattattttggtcttCCAAATACCATTTGAAGTGAGACACTttctacaattatttttatttagattttctaAATCTTGAAAAAGTTTCACATtcagtataataaaaaagatatatatttttttttattattcgaaagagctttattattaaaaaataattagcttgctagttatttttatttttagatttaaattaagtactatttcagatttttttttttcccttttgctcGTTCTTATGAAGGAAAGATGCACTTTTTCAactatttagattaatattttcattagcCATTAGTtgggatattttttatatttatttaacttttttattattttttatttttataaaatacagatTTTCACTCTCAAAGATTTCACTGGTCTGAAGTCAAGGACTTGCGGAGTTTGTTGATTAGTTCTGAAACCAAGAGCGGGCCCCTATGGTTTGCTTAGTAagacttttcctttttttaatttttatcacttGATTTCAGAGACCCCTTGATGTTAATTTGATTCCAGAAAGACCTcttgatgttaatttttatcacttgattcCCTTGCTTTCTCACTGCTGATAAACCTCATTGTTTATAATCTCCAGTAATATTTGCACCTCTGCTCACTGGTCTGAAGTCACTGCTCTGTTGATTAGCTGAAACCAAGAGGTATGCTTGCTTAAggacttttccttttttctatttttatcacttgattcCAGAGACCCCTTGATGTTAATTTGCTATTCATCttgattgctttctttctttctttgttacttTACACTTTTGAAAAGCCTCTGCTTTgctgtttgtttattatttgtgttgtttttgctTTATTAATGTTAGTTGACttgcaacaaagaaatcctTTTGCTGTTCATTTCTGATTTAGTTCCtgaagatttgaaaagagtccttttgatttaatttgttcatTGCAGTTCCTTGATTGCTTGATTCCAGACAAGAAGAAGAGTTAAGTTTCATTGGACATGGAAGTTTTGATTTCTATTGTAGCCAAAGTTGCTGAGCTGTTAGTTGTTCCCATTAAGAGACAGATTGGTTATGTACTTGATTGTAATACCAATATTCAGAacttaaaaaatgaagttgagaAGCTGACAGATGCAAAAACAAGGGTGATTCATTCTATTGAGGAGGCTAGAAGGAATGGGGAAGAGATTGAAGCTGAAGTTTTGAACTGGATGAGAAGTGTTGATGGGGTCATTGAAGGGGGAGGTGGTGTTGTTGGAGATGAATCAAGTAAGAAGTGCTTCATGGGTTTGTGTCCTGATCTAAAGATACGTTATCGGTTGGGTAAAGCAGCGAAGAAGGAGTTGACAGTTATTGCTGATCTCCAGAAAAAGGGGAAATTTGATGGAGTTTCTTACCGTGCTGCTCCATCGGGTATAGGGCCTGTCAAGGATTATGAGGCCTTTGAATCAAGAGATTCTGTATTAAATGATATTGTGGATGCATTGAAGGATGGTGACGTGAACATGGTTGGGGTATATGGGATGGGTGGTGTGGGAAGACCACACTTGTGTTGAAGGTTGCTGAAGCAAGTCAAGGAGGGTAGGCTGTTCGATAAGGTGGTTCTGGCACTTGTGTCTCACAGGCTCCAGACATCAGAAGAATTCAAGGTGAAATAGCAGATGGGCTAGGACTCAAGATTGGATGCAGAGACTGATAAGAGGAAGGGCAAGTCAACTATGCGAGAGATTGAAGAAAGTGACTAGAGTACTTGTAATTCTTGATGATATTTGGAAAGAACTTAAATTGGAGGATGTTGGAATCCCTTCAGGGAGCGATCATGAAGGATGCAAGATACTGATGTCTTCAAGAAATGAATATGTACTGTCTCGCGAGATGGGCGCAAACAGAAATTTCCCGATTCAAATTTTGCCTGAAAGAGAAGCATGGAATTTTTTCGAAAAGATGGTGGGGGTTACTGTTAAAAATCCTAGTGTACAGCCTGTTGCTTCTAAAGTAGCCAAAAGATGTGCAGGTTTGCCGATTTTACTTGCTACAGTTGCTAGGGCACTGAAAAACAAAGATTTATATGCTTGGAAGGACGCCTTGAAACAGCTAACAAGGTTtgataaagatgaaattgacaaaCGCGTTTACTCGTGTCTAGAACTGAGTTACAATGCTTTGAGAGGTGATGAAATCAAGCCATTGTTCTTGCTTTGTGGGCTATTCCCAACTTGTGGTACTTCAATCTCAGTCTTGTTAAGCTATGGTATAGGCTTGGATTTGTTCAAGGGACGTTCCACATTGGAAGAAGCAAGAAACAGACTGCATACATTGGTGGATGAACTTAAAGCCTCTTGTTTTTTGCTAGAAGGTGACAATGATGGAAGCGTGAAAATGCATGATGTTGTTCAAAGTTTTGCCATCGATGTTGCATCAAGGGACCACCATGTGCTTACCGTGGCAGATGAATTCAAACAATGGCCAGCCAATGATGTGCTTCGACAGTACACTGCAATCTCTTTGCCTTGCCGGAAAATTCCTGATCTTCCTGCGATATTAGAATGTCCAAATCTCAATTCGTTTATACTGCTGAACGAGGATCCCTCACTGCAAATACCAGACACCTTTTTCAGAGAAATGAAGGAGCTTAAACTCTTGGATCTGACACAGGTTAATCTTTCACCACTGCCTTCGTCACTTCAATTTCTTGTGAACCTTCAAACTCTGTGTTTGGATCTTTGTGTTTTGGAAGATATATCTATAGTTGGAGAGCTAAAGAAGTTGAAAGTTCTCAGCTTAAACAGTTCTGATATTGTTTGTTTGCCAAGAGAAATAGGAAAATTGACTCGTCTGCTACTTCTAGATTTGAGCAATTGTGAAAGGCTTGAAGTAATATCACCAGATGCCCTTTCTTCCTTGACCCGGCTAGAAGAATTATATATGGGAAACAGCTTTCTGAAATGGGAGGCTGAAGGACCAAGCAGTGAAAGAAACAATGCTTGCCTGTCAGAATTGAAGCTTCTGCCAAACTTAATTACCTTAGACATGCAAATTACAGATGCAGATCATATACCCAAGGACTTGTTTTTGTGCTTTCAAAAGTTGGAAAGGTTCAGAATATTTATTGGAGATGGGTGGGACTGGTCTGTTAAGGATGCAACCCCAAGAACTTTGAAACTCAAGCTCGATACTGTTATTCAGTTGGAGGAGGGGGTGAACACGCTGCTGAAGATCACTGAAGAACTTCATTTGCAAGACCTGAATGGTGTTAAGAGTATCCTCAATGACTTGGACGGGGAAGGTTTCCCTCAGCTGAAGCATCTTCACGTCCAAAATTGTCCTGGAGTTCAATATATCATCAACTCGATGAGGATGGGTCCTCGAACGGCTTTTCTGAACTTGGACTCACTGTTTCTTGAAAATTTGGATAACTTGGAGAAGATCTGCCATGGCCAACTTATGGCAGACTCGCTTGGAAACTTGAGAATTTTGAAGGTAGAACGTTGTCATAGGTTGAAGAATTTATTTTCAGTCTCCATGGCAAGAAGACTTGTGCGACTTGAAGAAATCACAATAATTAAATGCAAGATCATGGAAGAGGTTGTTGCTGAGGAAAGTGAGAATGATACTGCTGACGGTGAACCGATAGAGTTCACTCAATTACGTAGACTGACACTGCAACATCTGCCTCAGTTCACAAGCTTTCACTCCAATGTCGAATGCAAGATCATGGAAGAGGTTGTTTCTGAGGAAAGTGAGAATGATACTGCTGACGGTGAACCGATAGAGTTCACTCAATTACGTAGACTGACACTGCAACATCTGCCTCAGTTCACAAGCTTTCACTCCAATGTCGAGGAATCTTCTGACTCGCAGAGAAGGCAGAAGCTATTAGCAAGTGATGCGAGGTCAAAAGAAATTGTTGCGGGGAATGAGCTTGGGACTTCCATGTCACTTTTCAATACAAAGGTCTGGTTTGCTTTCTTTTAACAAGCTATTATTTGTGCTTTTAAACtcataaaacaaaaacccattcTCATGAGTAGACAAATTAagggctttgatttttttttatctcgctgaaaatataaagaacttaataaaacaaaatatgtgtATGCAGATTTTATTCCCCAATTTGGAGGACCTGAAGCTCACCTCCATCAAAGTGGAAAAGATATGGCACGACCAACCTGCTGTGCAGCCTCCCTGTGTTAAAAACTTAGCAAGCATTGTTGTGGAGAGTTGTAGtaatttaaactatttattGACATCTTCTATGGTCGAAAGTCTTGCTCAACTCGAAAGGCTTGAAATACGTAATTGCCAGTCCATGGAGGAAATAGTTGTTCCAGAAGGAATCGGAGAAGGCAAAATGCTGCTATTCCCTAAACTACTCCGCCTAGTGCTCAATGGTCTGCCGAAACTCACAAGATTCTGCACCACTAACTTGCTTGAATGCCACTCCCTGAAAGAGCTGACGTTAGGGAATTGCCCTGAGCTGAAGGAATTTATTTCCATCCCACCAAGTGCGGATGGCCCTGCCATGAGCAAACCTGACAACACAAAATCAGCTCTCTTCGATGACAAGgtgattttatttcaaaagcatGCTTAATTTGTGAGCTTGCCTCACACGTgtattttgtttccatgtttTACCCCAAAGGTGATGTTTTGTTATGGGCGTTGGCAATCTATTAACAGAATGGAATTGTTACTGCAGGTTGCATTCCCTGACTTGGAGGTATTTCGAATTTTCAACATGGATAATTTGAAGGTGATATGGCACAATGAACTCCTTCCTGATTCGTTTTGCAAACTCAAGACACTGAAGGTTCGGCGTGTAAAGAATTTACTGAATATTTTCCCTTCCAGTATGCTGAGAAGATTCCATAATCTAGAGTATCTGTTTATAGATGGTTGTGATTCAGTAGAGGTGATTTTTGATCTCCAAGCGCTCATAAATGTGGAACAAAGACTTGCTGTTACAGCCACTCAATTGAGAGTTGTGCATGTCCATAGATGTCTTGGTCTAAGAAGTCTCTTCCCTGCCTCTATAGCCCAAAACCTTCCACAACTTGAAAAGCTTCTGATAGGAAATTGTGGAGTGGAGGAAATTGTTGCAAAGGATGAAGGACTAGAAGAAGGTCCTGAGTTTTTGTTTCCTAAAGTTACCTATCTGCATCTTGAGAAATTACCAGAACTAAAGAGATTCTATCCGGGAATACATACATCAGAATGGCCGAGGTTGAAAACGCTTTGGGTGTCTTGCTGTGAGAAAATTGAAGTATTTCCTTCAGAAATAAAGTGCTCTCACGAAGCATGCAGGGAGGACCACATGGACATCGAAGGTCAGCAACCACTTCTCTCATTTAGGAAGGTATGATCCTCACCCCTATTCCAAGCCCGTACACTTTCCACATCTTTCTAATTTTCACATAAACTTTAATTAGACTGTTATTATAACAACTCGAATCTTACGTTCATTACTAGCAATGCAAAAACAGTGTTGTATATTaaagattatctaaaaaatGAATACTAGGTAAAAGACTAAAAAATTCTATTGAGAATCATTAGAAATACCtataataaatatacaaaatatacttaaaaaaaaaaaacccaaataaaatatTCCAATGCATAATAGACACTAGGTTTAGTCTCCTAATTTTAAGGACTAAAACGATAATTTTTCCAAAAACAGGGACCCCaatgtaattttaccaaaattagATGACCACACTATAATTATCAGAAATACATAACCATATTGGAGTTTCACCCATAATCCATATTAAATTCTGTCCAGAATCTCAATTTACATTTGAGGaaccaaactataatttttttcaaagtgtaGGGACTAAATTGCAAATCTCCAAAATAGAGGGactaaactaaaaattacaCAATTCAATTATCGAACAGAAATTCATCATTCTTAATCTCATAAGAATACCGTCCAAAATTCCAAAATACATTTCAGaggtcaaattattattttctaaaattgagGGACTAAACTCTAGTTTTcattaattaaggaccaaaataaaatttcattatcTTCAACCTCGAGACCATTCTGACCAGATTTTTTAgcaaattttaaacaaatttaatttataacaaatcaattaaataaattaattaacaaattctTATTTCTAACAATATACTGAAAATCAACCACTTCACTTTAAATCCGTAATAATCATGAATCAATTTTACTGTTATGATCACTGTTATGATTAATTATGTTTCCATTAAAGCAAGGTGAATTTGGTTGACATCCCAATATTTGGTGAATTAATGAAGCCTGATGACTTCTTTTGAGGGATACATATGTTGTATGATGTGTTCAATCTAAAATCCACTGCCCCTCTGCAGAAAGAGAATTCTTATTGAAAGATTGACAAAGCTTTTGCATTCATTACATTACTAAACTGAGGCTAGAGCTCACGTGGCACAATTCATTTAGTCAAGTTCAGTTGATCTTTCTATGCACAGCCTATAAACTTGTTAAGAAAACGTCAAGTCAAGCATGCTTTCTTTTGATTGGTTTTCAGATGTTCCCCAACTTT is a genomic window of Populus alba chromosome 5, ASM523922v2, whole genome shotgun sequence containing:
- the LOC118051478 gene encoding uncharacterized protein, giving the protein MEVLISIVAKVAELLVVPIKRQIGYVLDCNTNIQNLKNEVEKLTDAKTRVIHSIEEARRNGEEIEAEVLNWMRSVDGVIEGGGGVVGDESSKKCFMGLCPDLKIRYRLGKAAKKELTVIADLQKKGKFDGVSYRAAPSGIGPVKDYEAFESRDSVLNDIVDALKDGDVNMVGAPDIRRIQGEIADGLGLKIGCRD
- the LOC118051424 gene encoding uncharacterized protein, giving the protein MSSRNEYVLSREMGANRNFPIQILPEREAWNFFEKMVGVTVKNPSVQPVASKVAKRCAGLPILLATVARALKNKDLYAWKDALKQLTRFDKDEIDKRVYSCLELSYNALRGDEIKPLFLLCGLFPTCGTSISVLLSYGIGLDLFKGRSTLEEARNRLHTLVDELKASCFLLEGDNDGSVKMHDVVQSFAIDVASRDHHVLTVADEFKQWPANDVLRQYTAISLPCRKIPDLPAILECPNLNSFILLNEDPSLQIPDTFFREMKELKLLDLTQVNLSPLPSSLQFLVNLQTLCLDLCVLEDISIVGELKKLKVLSLNSSDIVCLPREIGKLTRLLLLDLSNCERLEVISPDALSSLTRLEELYMGNSFLKWEAEGPSSERNNACLSELKLLPNLITLDMQITDADHIPKDLFLCFQKLERFRIFIGDGWDWSVKDATPRTLKLKLDTVIQLEEGVNTLLKITEELHLQDLNGVKSILNDLDGEGFPQLKHLHVQNCPGVQYIINSMRMGPRTAFLNLDSLFLENLDNLEKICHGQLMADSLGNLRILKVERCHRLKNLFSVSMARRLVRLEEITIIKCKIMEEVVAEESENDTADGEPIEFTQLRRLTLQHLPQFTSFHSNVECKIMEEVVSEESENDTADGEPIEFTQLRRLTLQHLPQFTSFHSNVEESSDSQRRQKLLASDARSKEIVAGNELGTSMSLFNTKILFPNLEDLKLTSIKVEKIWHDQPAVQPPCVKNLASIVVESCSNLNYLLTSSMVESLAQLERLEIRNCQSMEEIVVPEGIGEGKMLLFPKLLRLVLNGLPKLTRFCTTNLLECHSLKELTLGNCPELKEFISIPPSADGPAMSKPDNTKSALFDDKVAFPDLEVFRIFNMDNLKVIWHNELLPDSFCKLKTLKVRRVKNLLNIFPSSMLRRFHNLEYLFIDGCDSVEVIFDLQALINVEQRLAVTATQLRVVHVHRCLGLRSLFPASIAQNLPQLEKLLIGNCGVEEIVAKDEGLEEGPEFLFPKVTYLHLEKLPELKRFYPGIHTSEWPRLKTLWVSCCEKIEVFPSEIKCSHEACREDHMDIEGQQPLLSFRKMFPNFEELGLESKDASALLKCPQDFFHKLKYLELFCFGDAHATFLFDLLTRFPNMETLNVERGTLKELLPSRLVGMEEHATVLPPIRHLEHLWKSNSQLDQALQTLETLRVWDCGSLIYLAPSRASFQNLTNLDVWYCERLVKLVTSTTAKSLAQLKRMSIADCSMVTEIVANEGEGIKEEIVFSKLKTLELRRLPSLTSFCSEKHSFDFPSLVKVTVEQCPEMKFFSNGALSTPKLRRVKFNDVEKKGFRGRNLNTTIQQLSAQTKAQIAESSSS